One part of the Candidatus Krumholzibacteriia bacterium genome encodes these proteins:
- the prfB gene encoding peptide chain release factor 2 (programmed frameshift), producing the protein MYELDDLKQRTTHLRRVFDLASKMSELERLEKTMTEAGFWDDQEKAQETIAAANRIKAWTEPLAELDTKLEEAEVYTVMADEDEDAATEATRSTEAAGRLLDRLETNYMLGGPDDDKGAILELNPGAGGVDSMDWAEMLMRMYLRFLEREGWDHKVTDLQPAEEAGIKHVSIEIRAPYAYGYLKGESGVHRLVRISPFDAQSRRQTSFASCFVYPLVETNIEIEIDEKDLRVDTYRASGAGGQHVNKTDSAIRITHEPTGIVVQCQNERSQHRNREAAMNMLRARLYQQKLEEEQAKRDELSSSKMKIDFGSQIRSYVLHPYTKVKDHRTEVETGDSQRVLDGDIELFVQSFLRAAGSTTKS; encoded by the exons GTGTACGAACTCGACGACCTGAAACAGCGCACCACTCATCTG AGGAGGGTCTTTGACCTCGCCTCAAAGATGAGCGAACTCGAGCGGCTCGAGAAGACCATGACCGAGGCCGGCTTCTGGGACGACCAGGAGAAGGCCCAGGAGACCATCGCCGCCGCCAACCGGATCAAGGCCTGGACCGAGCCGCTGGCCGAGCTCGACACGAAGCTCGAGGAGGCCGAGGTCTACACGGTGATGGCCGACGAGGACGAGGACGCGGCTACCGAGGCCACGCGCTCGACCGAGGCCGCGGGCCGGCTGCTCGACCGCCTCGAGACCAACTACATGCTGGGCGGCCCGGACGACGACAAGGGCGCGATCCTGGAGCTGAACCCCGGGGCCGGCGGCGTCGACAGCATGGACTGGGCCGAGATGCTCATGCGCATGTACCTGCGCTTCCTCGAGCGCGAGGGCTGGGACCACAAGGTCACCGACCTGCAGCCCGCCGAGGAGGCCGGGATCAAGCACGTGTCGATCGAGATCCGCGCGCCCTACGCCTACGGCTACCTCAAGGGCGAGAGCGGCGTGCACCGCCTGGTGCGGATCAGTCCCTTCGACGCCCAGTCGCGACGGCAGACCAGCTTCGCCAGCTGCTTCGTGTACCCCCTCGTCGAGACGAACATCGAGATCGAGATCGACGAGAAGGACCTGCGCGTCGACACCTACCGGGCCAGCGGCGCCGGCGGGCAGCACGTGAACAAGACCGACAGCGCCATCCGCATCACGCACGAGCCCACGGGCATCGTCGTGCAGTGCCAGAACGAGCGCAGCCAGCACCGCAACCGCGAGGCGGCCATGAACATGCTCCGTGCGCGGCTGTACCAGCAGAAGCTCGAGGAGGAGCAGGCCAAGCGCGACGAGCTGAGCAGCAGCAAGATGAAGATCGACTTCGGAAGCCAGATCCGCAGTTACGTACTGCATCCGTACACCAAGGTGAAGGACCACCGCACCGAGGTCGAGACCGGCGACTCGCAGCGCGTGCTCGACGGCGACATCGAGCTGTTCGTGCAGAGCTTCCTGCGCGCGGCCGGCTCCACCACGAAGTCCTGA
- the coaE gene encoding dephospho-CoA kinase (Dephospho-CoA kinase (CoaE) performs the final step in coenzyme A biosynthesis.): MDVRHTPVVVLAGGTGTGKSTLGRALAAEGAAVVDADVVGHEMLRRRDVRNAVVDTFGPDVLDDEGAVDRRRLGAIVFSDPARLAALNRLVHPPLVAEIERRIDRLRRDPAIGAIVIDAALWPQFEPRPSVDLVVMTTAPRPVRRQRIVERDGIDSAAAERRLERQEALEAFLDDADAVLDTARPRSETRQALFDLLDQRFGPGWRRPRPSTGV; encoded by the coding sequence ATGGACGTCCGACACACCCCCGTCGTGGTCCTGGCCGGAGGCACCGGTACCGGCAAGAGCACCCTGGGTCGTGCCCTGGCCGCCGAGGGCGCGGCCGTGGTCGATGCCGACGTCGTGGGCCACGAGATGCTCCGCCGCCGCGACGTGCGGAACGCGGTGGTGGACACGTTCGGGCCCGACGTGCTCGACGACGAAGGCGCTGTCGACCGCCGCCGCCTGGGTGCGATCGTCTTCTCCGATCCGGCGCGTCTCGCCGCTCTGAACCGGCTGGTCCACCCGCCGTTGGTGGCGGAAATCGAGCGGAGGATCGATCGTCTGCGGCGGGATCCGGCGATCGGAGCGATCGTGATCGACGCGGCTCTGTGGCCCCAGTTCGAGCCGCGGCCGTCGGTCGACCTCGTGGTCATGACGACGGCGCCGCGCCCGGTGCGCCGGCAGCGGATCGTGGAGCGGGACGGAATCGATTCCGCGGCGGCCGAGCGCCGGCTGGAACGCCAGGAAGCGCTCGAAGCTTTCCTCGACGACGCCGATGCGGTATTGGATACGGCTCGGCCTCGTTCCGAGACCCGACAGGCGCTCTTCGATCTGCTCGACCAGCGGTTCGGGCCCGGATGGCGTCGGCCGCGTCCGTCGACCGGGGTCTGA
- the bamD gene encoding outer membrane protein assembly factor BamD, translating to MSTRIGIFVAAVLLTGAIGCSHPGSGLPVGSYERGIAEYEGERYLDAVQTLRLYVRRNPTDPRVDEAQYHIGLARFENDEYAVAAVEFEILRNDYPNSELIEDAWIMEGMCYVEQVPSIHHEQSVTRRALDHFLRYLQEFPDGERSADAREQVDALRLHLDRKWLSNIRLYERLGRTEAALVEAEAMLDDRPDSQLRPEVLMLAADLHAELDQLGEARRLWRRILDDHGSHELAPQAQSKLARMRDGVDEDAG from the coding sequence GTGTCCACTAGGATCGGGATCTTCGTCGCGGCGGTCCTCCTCACCGGAGCGATCGGCTGCAGCCACCCCGGCAGCGGGTTGCCGGTGGGTAGCTACGAGAGGGGAATCGCCGAGTACGAAGGCGAACGCTACCTCGACGCGGTGCAGACCCTGCGTCTGTACGTGCGTCGGAATCCCACCGATCCTCGCGTCGACGAGGCCCAGTACCACATCGGTCTGGCCCGCTTCGAGAACGATGAGTACGCCGTCGCCGCGGTCGAGTTCGAGATCCTGCGCAACGACTATCCGAACAGCGAGTTGATCGAGGACGCCTGGATCATGGAAGGCATGTGCTACGTCGAGCAGGTGCCGTCGATCCATCACGAGCAGTCGGTCACGCGGCGCGCCCTCGACCACTTCCTCCGCTATCTCCAGGAGTTCCCCGACGGGGAAAGGAGCGCGGACGCGCGGGAGCAGGTCGACGCCCTCCGACTGCATCTCGATCGCAAGTGGTTGTCGAACATCCGTCTCTACGAGCGTCTGGGACGCACCGAGGCGGCGCTGGTCGAGGCCGAGGCCATGCTCGACGATCGGCCCGACAGCCAGTTGCGACCCGAGGTCCTCATGCTCGCCGCCGATCTCCACGCCGAGCTCGACCAGCTCGGCGAGGCACGACGCCTGTGGCGACGGATCCTCGACGACCACGGCTCGCACGAACTCGCGCCGCAGGCGCAGTCGAAGCTCGCGCGGATGCGCGACGGGGTCGACGAGGACGCGGGGTGA
- the polA gene encoding DNA polymerase I, with product MKIVLIDGSALIYRSHFAMHRQPLTTSHGEITTASFGTANAVVRLFEDFGADRVVCAFDVKAPTFRHEMYEPYKAHRPPTPPDLAAQIPRVRELLEAMEVPIVEKEGYEADDVIGTLARRGADRGHDMWIYSGDKDFYPLVRPGVSILKPSPRANVEDEPIDEGTVRRKKGVRPAQYRDVLALVGDKSDNVPGVPGIGEKTAVKLISNFESIDRLLERLDDKRVTPRQRKAIEENREQLLLSRRLVTIDQDVDVDIDLGEAGRPDPWTEDFRRICRELEFRQLLERFEHEVTDDDGGNPGDDLRYAVIESVAALSARLEGLPRDRAWCIDTETTSLDPMRAELVGLSLSVREGEAWYVPVAPPSMAEADDLFAADSASGLPWNEVRDTLRPFFEEPRIAKVGQNLKYDQIVLLNHGLELRGVEFDTMIASYLLAPERRQHNMDVLADEELGLRTVPYKQLFDGLDTRDLRRVPLDRLAHYACEDADVTRRLYEHFRPQLVAEELDQVMNDLEIPLSQVLLRMERHGVRLDLELLDGLQKEWKAELDELVTSIHGMAGEAFNLNSPKQLQVVLFERLGLKPTKKTSTGYSTDVEVLTALAAEHELPAKLLEYRQLSKLLSTYVQTLPKLVHPETGCVHTSFNQAVAATGRLSSTDPNLQNIPIRTEAGRRIREAFVPREKGWSLLAADYSQIELRLMAHFAGDEALIESFRAGEDIHARTAALVNGVGIDGVSGEMRRAAKAINFGILYGMGARALGQSIGVTQKEAKAFIDAYFERLPKVHAWIDATVERATAEREVRTMFGRRRRLPELASKDPRQRSFGERIAVNTPIQGSAADLIKKAMIDLDARIDREGLPARMLLQVHDELVLEVRDDARESVRAVVVEEMEGVADLAVPLSVDAHFGATWAEAHA from the coding sequence ATGAAGATCGTGCTCATCGACGGCTCGGCCCTGATCTACCGAAGCCATTTCGCCATGCATCGGCAGCCGCTGACGACCTCGCACGGTGAGATCACGACCGCGAGCTTCGGCACCGCGAACGCCGTCGTGCGCCTGTTCGAGGACTTCGGGGCCGACCGTGTGGTCTGTGCCTTCGACGTGAAGGCACCCACGTTCCGCCACGAGATGTACGAGCCGTACAAGGCGCACCGGCCACCCACGCCCCCGGACCTGGCCGCCCAGATCCCTCGGGTGCGCGAACTGCTCGAGGCCATGGAGGTGCCGATCGTCGAGAAGGAGGGTTACGAGGCCGACGATGTTATCGGTACGCTCGCCCGGCGAGGCGCCGACCGCGGACACGACATGTGGATCTATTCGGGCGACAAGGATTTCTACCCGCTGGTCCGTCCGGGCGTGTCGATTCTCAAGCCGTCCCCTCGCGCGAACGTCGAGGACGAGCCGATCGACGAGGGCACGGTGCGACGGAAGAAAGGGGTCCGGCCGGCCCAGTATCGCGACGTGCTCGCTCTGGTGGGCGACAAGAGCGACAACGTGCCCGGTGTTCCCGGGATCGGAGAGAAGACGGCGGTCAAGTTGATCTCGAACTTCGAGAGCATCGACCGTCTGCTGGAGCGGCTGGACGACAAGCGGGTCACTCCGCGTCAGCGCAAGGCGATCGAGGAGAACCGAGAGCAACTCCTGTTGAGCCGTCGACTGGTCACCATCGACCAGGACGTCGACGTCGACATCGATCTGGGAGAAGCGGGGCGTCCCGACCCCTGGACCGAGGATTTCCGGAGGATCTGCCGCGAGTTGGAGTTCCGGCAGCTGCTCGAGCGGTTCGAGCACGAGGTGACCGACGACGACGGGGGCAATCCCGGCGACGATCTGCGCTACGCGGTGATCGAGAGCGTCGCCGCCCTGAGCGCGCGGCTCGAGGGCCTTCCGCGTGACCGCGCGTGGTGCATCGACACCGAGACCACCTCGCTCGATCCCATGCGCGCCGAGCTGGTCGGTCTGTCGCTGTCGGTGCGCGAGGGAGAGGCCTGGTACGTCCCCGTGGCGCCGCCGTCGATGGCGGAGGCGGACGACCTCTTCGCCGCCGACAGCGCGAGCGGCCTGCCGTGGAACGAGGTGCGCGACACCCTGCGACCGTTCTTCGAGGAGCCGCGGATCGCGAAGGTGGGTCAGAATCTCAAGTACGATCAGATCGTCCTGCTGAACCACGGTCTGGAACTGCGGGGCGTCGAGTTCGACACCATGATCGCCAGCTACCTGCTGGCGCCGGAGCGTCGTCAGCACAACATGGACGTGCTGGCGGACGAAGAACTGGGACTGCGCACGGTTCCGTACAAGCAGCTCTTCGACGGTCTGGACACACGGGATCTCCGGCGTGTGCCACTCGACCGCCTGGCCCACTACGCCTGCGAGGACGCCGACGTAACGCGCCGGCTGTACGAGCACTTCCGGCCGCAACTCGTGGCCGAGGAGCTCGACCAGGTGATGAACGACCTCGAGATTCCGCTGTCGCAGGTGCTCCTGCGAATGGAGCGCCACGGCGTGCGTCTGGACCTCGAGCTGCTCGACGGTCTGCAGAAGGAATGGAAGGCCGAGCTCGACGAACTCGTGACGTCGATCCACGGAATGGCGGGCGAGGCCTTCAATCTGAACAGCCCCAAGCAGCTGCAGGTCGTCCTCTTCGAGCGCCTGGGGTTGAAACCCACGAAGAAGACGTCGACCGGGTACTCGACCGACGTGGAGGTCCTCACCGCCCTGGCCGCCGAGCACGAGCTTCCGGCGAAGCTGCTCGAGTACCGGCAGCTGTCGAAGCTGCTGTCGACCTACGTCCAGACGCTCCCGAAGCTGGTGCACCCCGAGACCGGATGCGTGCACACCAGCTTCAATCAGGCGGTGGCAGCCACGGGGCGGCTGAGCAGCACCGACCCGAATCTCCAGAACATTCCGATCCGCACCGAGGCGGGCCGGCGCATCCGCGAGGCCTTCGTTCCTCGCGAGAAGGGCTGGTCGTTGTTGGCCGCGGACTACAGCCAGATCGAGCTGCGGCTCATGGCGCACTTCGCCGGGGACGAAGCCTTGATCGAGTCGTTCCGGGCTGGCGAGGACATTCATGCGCGGACGGCAGCCCTGGTCAACGGGGTCGGCATCGATGGCGTCAGCGGCGAGATGCGGCGCGCGGCCAAGGCCATCAACTTCGGGATCCTCTACGGAATGGGTGCGCGCGCGCTCGGACAGTCGATCGGCGTGACGCAGAAGGAGGCCAAGGCCTTCATCGACGCCTACTTCGAACGGCTCCCGAAGGTCCACGCCTGGATCGACGCGACGGTCGAACGGGCCACGGCCGAGCGCGAGGTCCGCACCATGTTCGGTCGACGGCGCCGACTGCCCGAGCTCGCGAGCAAGGACCCGCGACAGCGCTCCTTCGGAGAGCGGATCGCGGTGAACACGCCGATCCAGGGTTCGGCCGCCGACCTGATCAAGAAGGCCATGATCGACCTCGACGCGCGGATCGACCGCGAGGGCCTGCCCGCCCGCATGCTCCTGCAGGTCCACGACGAGCTCGTGCTCGAGGTCCGGGACGACGCCCGGGAGTCCGTCCGTGCCGTGGTGGTCGAGGAGATGGAAGGGGTCGCCGATCTGGCGGTTCCCCTGTCCGTCGACGCCCATTTCGGTGCGACCTGGGCCGAGGCCCACGCCTGA
- a CDS encoding DNA translocase FtsK 4TM domain-containing protein: MGRRAKSTRPRLLDVVLTALLSLFLAVVAATVSGVVAAGADGRLPVGPVGDWIGTTVRDGVGPFLLWLLPLLPWAWIPLRRAASKRQAVVRGGWAVVFVLAVSSLLAHDHLDRLGVPPGAGGRIGEWAEGLLASVVGPVGSFLVLASLGSWLVLRPMPPLRLPLPAIDGLAARVNAAFAPLLGATTDAFRGLGEGMSALGNRLLDARDAWREERAQARQARAVHDRDAGRVDDTARTDAEELEEADEDYEYEYEDDEYEDEDGEYEDEDGEYEDDAEVDEFVADATDVEPVPDAIEPAPARVVEAGVAPPPSWARQGADASEEFRLSRDPTELLDEDDPELAVPKRRRRRGDYPLPSLDLLEEVKKEQRGFSRDVLQMNARLLLETLGNFGIDGQINEIRPGPVVTTFEFEPAPGVKVSQIVSRGDDLALAMRATRIRIEAPIPGKAAVGIEIPNPYPQMVGLRQVISSLGSDPNDVPLEIAFGKDTEGEPFAADLADMPHLLVAGATGSGKSVCINAIICNLLLRNGPDRVRMLMIDPKMLELSVYNGIPHLMHPVITQASDALKAVKYMVAEMETRYARLSRHGVRNIAAFNEKVRAGKAVDEKTNEKIKEPLPYVVFVIDELADLMMQLGSDLETPVARLAQMARAVGIHLVLATQRPSVNVITGVIKANFPSRIGFRVISKVDSRTILDGQGAEQLLGKGDMLFLMAGRAQPVRVHGAFVSMDECESVVEHWRQFGDDAGEPIDLDQGKGAGGGIDLGEDDLLEQARALVVATQMGSTTMLQRRLRVGYTRAARLMDMLEAAGVVGPFEGSKARKVLVDKDELEAEN, translated from the coding sequence ATGGGCCGACGCGCCAAGTCCACCCGACCACGTCTGCTCGACGTCGTCCTCACCGCCCTGTTGAGTCTGTTCCTCGCCGTGGTCGCGGCGACGGTCTCCGGCGTGGTGGCCGCGGGGGCGGACGGCCGTCTGCCGGTGGGTCCGGTCGGGGACTGGATCGGTACCACCGTGCGCGATGGCGTGGGCCCGTTCCTGCTCTGGCTGCTGCCACTCCTGCCGTGGGCCTGGATCCCACTGCGGCGTGCGGCGTCGAAGCGGCAGGCCGTCGTCCGCGGTGGCTGGGCCGTGGTCTTCGTCCTGGCGGTCTCGTCGCTGCTGGCCCACGACCACCTCGATCGTCTCGGGGTGCCGCCGGGAGCGGGCGGCCGGATCGGGGAGTGGGCGGAAGGTCTGTTGGCCTCGGTGGTCGGTCCCGTGGGCAGCTTTCTCGTCCTGGCCAGCCTCGGATCGTGGCTGGTGTTGCGCCCGATGCCGCCGCTGCGCCTTCCGCTGCCGGCGATCGACGGACTCGCCGCGCGGGTGAACGCCGCGTTCGCGCCCCTGCTGGGTGCGACCACCGACGCGTTCCGCGGACTCGGTGAGGGCATGAGCGCGCTCGGGAATCGCCTGCTCGACGCGCGCGACGCCTGGCGCGAGGAGCGTGCGCAGGCGCGCCAGGCCCGAGCGGTCCACGATCGGGACGCGGGACGTGTCGACGACACCGCGCGGACCGACGCCGAGGAACTCGAGGAGGCCGACGAAGACTACGAATACGAATACGAGGACGACGAATACGAAGACGAGGACGGTGAATACGAAGACGAGGACGGTGAATACGAGGACGACGCCGAGGTGGACGAGTTCGTCGCCGACGCCACCGACGTCGAGCCGGTTCCGGACGCCATCGAACCCGCGCCCGCCCGGGTCGTCGAGGCCGGGGTGGCACCGCCTCCGTCGTGGGCGCGGCAGGGCGCCGATGCGAGCGAGGAGTTCCGCCTGAGTCGCGACCCCACCGAACTCCTCGACGAGGACGACCCCGAGCTCGCCGTGCCGAAGCGACGCCGCCGTCGAGGCGACTACCCGCTGCCGTCGCTCGATCTGCTCGAAGAGGTGAAGAAGGAGCAGCGCGGTTTCAGTCGCGACGTCCTGCAGATGAACGCGCGCCTGTTGCTGGAGACCCTGGGCAATTTCGGGATCGACGGGCAGATCAACGAGATCCGTCCGGGCCCGGTGGTGACCACCTTCGAGTTCGAGCCGGCGCCCGGCGTGAAGGTCAGTCAGATCGTGTCGAGGGGCGACGACCTGGCCCTGGCCATGCGGGCCACGCGCATCCGCATCGAGGCCCCGATTCCGGGCAAGGCGGCGGTCGGCATCGAGATCCCGAACCCCTACCCGCAGATGGTCGGCCTGCGGCAGGTGATCAGTTCGCTCGGGAGCGATCCGAACGACGTGCCGCTGGAGATCGCCTTCGGCAAGGACACCGAGGGCGAGCCCTTCGCGGCGGACCTGGCCGACATGCCGCATCTGCTCGTGGCCGGAGCCACCGGCAGCGGCAAGAGCGTGTGCATCAACGCGATCATCTGCAACCTGCTGCTGCGGAACGGACCCGATCGCGTCCGCATGCTGATGATCGATCCGAAGATGCTCGAGCTGTCGGTGTACAACGGCATTCCGCATCTCATGCATCCGGTGATCACGCAGGCGAGCGACGCCCTGAAGGCCGTCAAGTACATGGTGGCCGAGATGGAGACGCGCTACGCGCGGCTGTCCCGCCACGGAGTGCGCAACATCGCGGCGTTCAACGAGAAGGTCCGCGCCGGCAAGGCCGTCGACGAGAAGACCAACGAGAAGATCAAGGAGCCCTTGCCCTACGTGGTCTTCGTGATCGACGAGCTGGCCGACCTCATGATGCAGCTCGGCAGCGACCTCGAGACGCCGGTGGCCCGGCTGGCGCAGATGGCGCGCGCGGTGGGGATCCATCTCGTGCTGGCCACGCAGCGGCCCTCGGTGAACGTGATCACGGGCGTGATCAAGGCGAACTTCCCCAGCCGGATCGGATTCCGGGTGATCAGCAAGGTCGACAGCCGCACGATCCTGGACGGCCAGGGCGCCGAGCAGCTGCTGGGCAAGGGCGATATGCTATTCTTGATGGCCGGTCGGGCGCAGCCGGTGCGCGTGCACGGCGCCTTCGTCTCGATGGACGAGTGCGAGAGCGTGGTCGAGCACTGGCGGCAGTTCGGCGACGACGCCGGGGAGCCGATCGATCTCGACCAGGGCAAGGGCGCCGGTGGAGGGATCGACCTGGGAGAGGACGACCTCCTCGAGCAGGCCCGCGCGTTGGTCGTGGCCACGCAGATGGGGTCGACCACCATGTTGCAGCGCCGCCTGCGGGTCGGCTACACCCGCGCCGCCCGGCTCATGGACATGCTCGAGGCGGCCGGCGTGGTCGGGCCCTTCGAGGGCAGCAAGGCGCGAAAGGTGCTCGTCGACAAGGACGAGCTGGAGGCGGAGAATTGA
- the rimO gene encoding 30S ribosomal protein S12 methylthiotransferase RimO, which produces MTGPQERGATPSPAAERTVYLDTLGCEKNTVDSEGALGLLLQRGFRVVDTPDDASLVVLNTCGFLDTARRESLDRLQELAAAKHDGQKLVAMGCLVQGETHDLRRSVPGVDAVLGVGSYHQLGDLFEGGEAGPLGSPDEAPYAGYGTRVLMTPSHVAHVKLAEGCNQSCSFCKIPALRGRQRSRPVPSVLEEVHGLVAQGVREVILIAQNSSAYGIDLPGRPRLADLCRALATVPQLRWIRIMYAYPPMFTVKQAREVYDIEKVVDYLDLPIQHASPRVLERMNRGYDPDRLRRQIDELRSIRPDLMLRTTALLGFPGETEEDVVALMDFLDEVRFDHLATFVYSHEQRTSAFHLDDDVDPEDKEDRRARVEALQWDLGLEVKRARLDREVEVMIDEVHADTDEAGLEAVPFEDGADPRGAWTGPVAFGRSEGFCYEIDGGIWMPGEDLSPGDVVRARLVGCGPFDFLAERTTLEGDA; this is translated from the coding sequence TTGACCGGACCGCAGGAGCGGGGGGCGACGCCCTCGCCTGCGGCCGAGCGCACGGTCTACCTCGACACGCTCGGCTGCGAGAAGAACACGGTGGACAGCGAAGGCGCGCTGGGACTGCTGCTCCAGCGCGGTTTCCGTGTGGTGGACACGCCCGACGACGCGTCGCTGGTCGTCCTGAACACCTGCGGCTTCCTCGACACCGCCCGCCGCGAGTCCCTCGATCGTCTCCAGGAGCTGGCCGCGGCCAAGCACGACGGCCAGAAGCTCGTGGCCATGGGGTGCCTGGTCCAGGGAGAGACCCACGACCTTCGCCGGTCGGTTCCGGGGGTCGACGCCGTGCTCGGCGTGGGTAGCTACCACCAGCTCGGCGATCTGTTCGAGGGGGGGGAAGCCGGACCCCTCGGCTCTCCCGACGAGGCGCCCTACGCAGGCTACGGCACGCGCGTGCTCATGACGCCCTCGCACGTGGCGCACGTGAAGCTCGCCGAGGGCTGCAACCAGAGCTGCAGCTTCTGCAAGATTCCGGCATTGCGCGGCCGCCAGCGCAGTCGCCCCGTCCCGTCGGTGCTCGAGGAGGTCCACGGCCTCGTCGCCCAGGGCGTGCGCGAGGTGATCCTGATCGCGCAGAACAGCTCGGCCTACGGCATCGATCTGCCCGGCCGACCGCGCCTCGCCGACCTGTGCCGGGCCCTGGCCACGGTGCCGCAGCTTCGCTGGATCCGGATCATGTACGCCTACCCGCCCATGTTCACGGTGAAGCAGGCGCGCGAGGTCTACGACATCGAGAAGGTGGTCGACTACCTCGACCTGCCGATCCAGCACGCGAGTCCGCGTGTCCTCGAGCGCATGAACCGCGGCTACGACCCCGATCGCCTGCGGCGGCAGATCGACGAACTGCGATCGATCCGGCCGGATCTCATGCTGCGGACCACGGCGCTGTTGGGCTTCCCCGGCGAGACGGAGGAGGACGTGGTCGCGCTCATGGACTTCCTCGACGAGGTCCGCTTCGATCATCTCGCGACCTTCGTCTACAGTCACGAGCAGCGGACGAGCGCGTTCCACCTGGACGACGACGTCGACCCCGAGGACAAGGAGGACCGGCGGGCCCGGGTCGAGGCGTTGCAGTGGGACCTGGGACTCGAGGTCAAGCGCGCCCGGCTCGACCGGGAGGTCGAGGTGATGATCGACGAGGTCCACGCCGACACCGACGAGGCCGGACTGGAGGCCGTCCCCTTCGAGGACGGAGCGGACCCGCGGGGAGCGTGGACCGGGCCGGTTGCCTTCGGACGCAGTGAGGGCTTCTGTTACGAGATCGACGGCGGGATCTGGATGCCGGGCGAGGACCTGAGCCCGGGCGACGTCGTGCGGGCGCGGCTGGTCGGCTGCGGCCCCTTCGACTTCCTGGCCGAGCGCACGACCCTGGAGGGAGACGCATGA
- the nadD gene encoding nicotinate (nicotinamide) nucleotide adenylyltransferase, whose protein sequence is MSPRVVGVYGGSFDPVHRAHVEIARRARDQVPCDEVWFVPAAVAVQKPHGPMAGAQDRVDMLEAAIAGEPGLAISDVDLGHPGRRALDTVLELDRREPGVRWRWIMGQDSFDALDTWYRPEDLARHAPFVVQPRPGSSGTRLESFAGEPVTWLTGPELDVASTGLREALQRGERPEAIPAAVLGIIERRGLYRQEDER, encoded by the coding sequence GTGAGCCCGCGCGTCGTCGGCGTCTACGGCGGAAGCTTCGATCCGGTGCACCGCGCGCACGTGGAGATCGCGCGGCGCGCCCGTGATCAGGTTCCCTGCGACGAGGTCTGGTTCGTTCCCGCTGCCGTGGCGGTCCAGAAGCCGCACGGCCCGATGGCGGGTGCGCAGGACCGTGTCGACATGCTCGAGGCCGCCATCGCGGGTGAGCCCGGACTGGCGATCTCCGACGTCGATCTGGGACACCCCGGCCGGCGCGCCCTCGACACCGTGCTGGAACTCGACCGACGCGAGCCCGGCGTGCGCTGGCGCTGGATCATGGGGCAGGACTCCTTCGACGCGCTCGACACCTGGTATCGTCCCGAAGACCTGGCGCGGCACGCTCCCTTCGTCGTGCAACCGCGGCCGGGATCCTCGGGGACGCGGCTGGAGAGCTTCGCCGGCGAGCCGGTGACGTGGCTGACGGGTCCCGAGCTCGACGTGGCGTCGACGGGCCTGCGCGAGGCGCTGCAACGCGGGGAGCGCCCCGAGGCGATTCCGGCGGCAGTCCTGGGGATCATCGAACGGCGCGGGCTCTATCGGCAGGAAGACGAACGATGA